A window from Littorina saxatilis isolate snail1 linkage group LG9, US_GU_Lsax_2.0, whole genome shotgun sequence encodes these proteins:
- the LOC138975041 gene encoding toll-like receptor 3 — protein MEAPVRTVLLWVTLLAFTTGHVFMRATSYRVASPRLQATDTPAQAVVTPNQTVTKKVKCFEEKCVCYKTTADCSENNGSLTYIPKLKYSRKIWTLIFSFNNLTNISRDDFFANLSTIRVLHLQNNGLRDISAGAFRPLTKLLTLYVDNNKLTYHSLLPVFSAKGLTSLFLRNMRLGPLPHDYFFGQAMPPLSVLDLSGNSLRYLNFTAFRPLVHLKNLHVSSCRINRVQYEAMPHLQTLKLANNALYDFLESCAVNGTSLFPKLKVIDFSQNGFARFDEQRMCLPNLQTLTMSKNNINHFETDMFGKERFPRLRRLNVGSMLNIEAIDEYAFRNPTLEVLGMYDCRIRFRDVSVNATCFAGNPRLQQLQLSHNFLADLSDEKFSLLFSSLKNLNTLYLGQCEIRSISPRAFAAGLKNLTALYLHRNKLADLPDGTFDSLTKLTTLTLGLNQLQTVREKLFSPALQSRLKHVDLSGNPFVCDCDLLWFKNWFVSSHSKFQQYTNYTCHNLADTGLKHFVVREAVCFVSQESYKAMISCVTIFVFLMFVLAVVYQYRWHIRLKLTFRSNGDAMRRRLRNEDSKYDIFLSCAEEDQPWIRKYLIPFLEEELGLRLCFQDRDSDPSKPVITNIEDGVESSRKIMAVFSKHYAQDPVRRFELDVCLSEVVDYDDQLIVTCVGDVTPRDLTSTMMAVMNTTMYIQWQDGPGTRNVFWDRLRLSLRDLRPQCC, from the coding sequence ATGGAAGCACCAGTGCGCACTGTACTCTTATGGGTCACTCTCTTGGCTTTCACGACGGGACATGTCTTCATGAGGGCTACTTCGTATAGAGTTGCTTCACCAAGGCTTCAAGCCACAGACACACCCGCCCAGGCCGTCGTAACGCCGAACCAAACCGTAACTAAGAAAGTCAAATGTTTCGAAGAGAAGTGCGTGTGTTATAAAACCACTGCTGATTGTTCAGAAAACAATGGAAGCCTTACCTACATTCCCAAGCTGAAGTACTCACGGAAAATATGGACCCTGATTTTCAGCTTCAATAACTTGACGAACATTTCTAGAGATGACTTCTTCGCCAACTTATCCACAATCAGAGTTCTCCACCTCCAGAACAACGGCCTTCGAGACATCAGTGCAGGGGCCTTTCGTCCGCTCACCAAACTGCTGACACTGTATGTGGACAACAATAAGCTTACGTACCACAGTCTTCTGCCTGTTTTCTCTGCCAAGGGCCTGACAAGCTTGTTCCTGAGAAACATGAGGCTTGGACCTTTGCCTCACGACTATTTCTTCGGACAAGCAATGCCTCCGCTTTCAGTCCTTGACTTGTCTGGGAACTCATTGAGGTACCTTAACTTCACGGCTTTCAGGCCTCTCGTCCACTTGAAGAATCTACACGTTAGTAGCTGTCGCATTAACAGAGTGCAGTATGAAGCCATGCCTCACCTGCAAACGCTGAAACTCGCCAACAACGCCTTGTACGACTTTTTGGAATCATGTGCAGTTAACGGCACCTCTCTGTTTCCGAAACTGAAAGTGATAGACTTTTCTCAGAACGGGTTTGCACGATTCGACGAACAGAGGATGTGCTTGCCCAATCTGCAAACGCTGACCATGAGTAAAAACAACATTAATCACTTCGAAACGGACATGTTCGGCAAAGAGAGATTCCCACGCTTGCGGCGGCTGAACGTAGGTAGCATGCTGAACATCGAAGCCATCGACGAGTATGCCTTCAGGAATCCCACGCTAGAGGTCTTAGGAATGTACGACTGTAGGATTCGCTTCCGCGACGTCTCTGTTAACGCGACGTGCTTCGCTGGAAATCCTCGTCTGCAACAGCTTCAACTGAGCCACAATTTCCTGGCCGATTTGTCCGATGAAAAGTTCAGTCTGTTGTTCAGTTCGCTCAAAAACCTCAACACGCTGTACCTCGGACAGTGTGAGATACGCTCCATCTCACCACGTGCCTTTGCTGCCGGGTTGAAGAACCTCACCGCTCTCTACCTGCACAGGAACAAGCTGGCCGATCTGCCCGACGGTACCTTCGACTCGCTGACCAAACTGACCACTCTGACGCTGGGGTTGAACCAGTTGCAGACCGTCAGGGAGAAGTTGTTTAGCCCAGCACTACAAAGTCGTCTCAAGCATGTCGATTTGAGTGGAAACCCGTTCGTCTGTGACTGCGACTTGCTGTGGTTTAAGAACTGGTTCGTATCTTCTCATTCTAAGTTTCAGCAGTACACTAACTATACTTGTCATAACTTGGCTGACACTGGCCTGAAACACTTCGTTGTGAGAGAAGCGGTCTGCTTCGTCAGCCAAGAAAGCTACAAGGCCATGATATCGTGCGTCACCATCTTCGTCTTCTTGATGTTCGTGCTAGCGGTAGTATATCAGTACCGCTGGCATATCCGCCTCAAACTGACTTTCCGCAGCAACGGGGACGCAATGAGAAGGCGCCTCCGCAACGAGGATTCTAAATATGACATTTTCCTGTCTTGCGCCGAGGAGGATCAACCGTGGATCAGAAAATACCTGATTCCTTTTCTCGAGGAAGAGCTGGGACTCCGACTGTGTTTTCAGGACCGAGACTCGGACCCGTCCAAGCCAGTCATCACAAACATCGAGGATGGAGTGGAGTCGAGCAGGAAGATCATGGCGGTCTTCTCCAAGCACTACGCGCAGGACCCCGTGCGTCGGTTCGAGCTGGACGTCTGCCTGAGTGAGGTCGTCGACTACGACGATCAGCTGATAGTCACGTGTGTTGGTGACGTCACACCACGTGACCTGACGTCGACTATGATGGCGGTAATGAACACGACCATGTACATTCAGTGGCAGGATGGGCCGGGAACTCGCAACGTGTTTTGGGACAGGCTGCGGCTTTCTCTGCGTGACCTCCGTCCTCAGTGCTGTTga